One segment of Manihot esculenta cultivar AM560-2 chromosome 4, M.esculenta_v8, whole genome shotgun sequence DNA contains the following:
- the LOC110613114 gene encoding proline-rich receptor-like protein kinase PERK3 isoform X2 — MAPGCCFCGRGNRRKSEESSIPIEATVNKKQEIKEETAIPIEANISTEKGESAIPIEAAAKRKKGVRTFSHEELAKAARYFSISDNNRLGDGLTGEVFKGDLPNGEVVAIKRFKHQANPEHEKLARNQYEMEAEILSRIEPHQNIVKVIGYCDDASNRLLVYEFVPNNSLKSCLHGKEEHTIKWSDRLKIALGTAKGLAYLHEICKPRIIHRDIKSANILLGDEFIPKIGDFVLAKEFMSSHTHVSTGPRGTISYEPPEYYIADLRGKLTEKSDVFSFGVVLLELITGKFAILGDNERLVNWALSPLKQVLETDNKEDLDMEKYNNLVDFKLQKDNGKKEISRMIYCAAACVYKPMKLGPKMSQIVEVLEGNKEPMDYIWLRNDTQYLYQGSPYALPEALRPAVP, encoded by the exons ATGGCGCCTGGCTGTTGCTTCTGTGGGCGGGGGAATAGGAGGAAAAGCG AAGAAAGTTCTATTCCAATTGAGGCAACTGTCAACAAAAAACAAG AGATCAAAGAGGAAACTGCTATTCCAATTGAGGCAAATATCAGCACAGAAAAAG GGGAAAGTGCTATTCCAATTGAGGCAGctgctaaaagaaaaaaag GTGTTCGGACGTTTTCTCATGAAGAACTAGCAAAAGCAGCTCGTTATTTCTCCATTAGCGACAACAATCGGCTAGGCGATGGTCTTACAGGTGAAGTTTTTAAAGGAGACCTTCCAAATGGTGAAGTTGTTGCAATTAAGAGGTTTAAACATCAAGCTAACCCAGAGCATGAGAAACTGgcgagaaatcaatatgagatggAGGCTGAAATCCTCAGCCGCATTGAGCCTCACCAAAATATTGTGAAGGTGATAGGATACTGTGATGATGCATCCAACAGATTGCTTGTTTATGAGTTTGTCCCCAACAACTCTTTAAAGTCTTGTTTGCATG GAAAGGAAGAGCATACTATTAAGTGGTCAGATAGATTGAAAATTGCTTTAGGCACTGCAAAAGGATTAGCATACTTGCATGAAATCT gtAAACCCAGAATTATTCATCGAGATATTAAAAGTGCTAATATTCTTCTTGGTGATGAATTTATCCCAAag attGGAGATTTTGTACTTGCCAAAGAATTTATGAGTTCTCATACTCACGTTTCTACTGGCCCAAGGGGAACTATTTC TTATGAACCTCCTGAGTATTACATAGCTGATCTGAGAGGGAAGCTCACTGAAAAGTCTGATGTCTTTTCATTTGGCGTTGTTCTTTTGGAGTTAATTACAGGGAAATTTGCCATACTTGGAGACAATGAGCGCTTAGTTAATTGG gCACTTTCTCCTCTCAAACAAGTTCTGGAAACAGACAATAAAGAAGATTTGGATATGGAAAAGTATAATAATCTTGTTGAtttcaaattgcaaaaggaTAATGGCAAAAAAGAAATAAGTCGAATGATTTATTGTGCAGCAGCTTGTGTCTATAAACCTATGAAATTAGGTCCAAAAATGAGCCAA ATAGTTGAAGTACTTGAAGGAAATAAAGAACCTATGGATTATATATGGCTGAGAAATGACACCCAGTACCTATATCAAGGATCACCCTACGCTCTACCAGAGGCGCTGAGGCCGGCGGTGCCATAA
- the LOC110613114 gene encoding proline-rich receptor-like protein kinase PERK3 isoform X3, with protein MAPGCCFCGRGNRRKSGNHPPIAEIKEETAIPIEANISTEKGESAIPIEAAAKRKKGVRTFSHEELAKAARYFSISDNNRLGDGLTGEVFKGDLPNGEVVAIKRFKHQANPEHEKLARNQYEMEAEILSRIEPHQNIVKVIGYCDDASNRLLVYEFVPNNSLKSCLHGKEEHTIKWSDRLKIALGTAKGLAYLHEICKPRIIHRDIKSANILLGDEFIPKIGDFVLAKEFMSSHTHVSTGPRGTISYEPPEYYIADLRGKLTEKSDVFSFGVVLLELITGKFAILGDNERLVNWALSPLKQVLETDNKEDLDMEKYNNLVDFKLQKDNGKKEISRMIYCAAACVYKPMKLGPKMSQIVEVLEGNKEPMDYIWLRNDTQYLYQGSPYALPEALRPAVP; from the exons ATGGCGCCTGGCTGTTGCTTCTGTGGGCGGGGGAATAGGAGGAAAAGCGGTAATCACCCACCCATtgcag AGATCAAAGAGGAAACTGCTATTCCAATTGAGGCAAATATCAGCACAGAAAAAG GGGAAAGTGCTATTCCAATTGAGGCAGctgctaaaagaaaaaaag GTGTTCGGACGTTTTCTCATGAAGAACTAGCAAAAGCAGCTCGTTATTTCTCCATTAGCGACAACAATCGGCTAGGCGATGGTCTTACAGGTGAAGTTTTTAAAGGAGACCTTCCAAATGGTGAAGTTGTTGCAATTAAGAGGTTTAAACATCAAGCTAACCCAGAGCATGAGAAACTGgcgagaaatcaatatgagatggAGGCTGAAATCCTCAGCCGCATTGAGCCTCACCAAAATATTGTGAAGGTGATAGGATACTGTGATGATGCATCCAACAGATTGCTTGTTTATGAGTTTGTCCCCAACAACTCTTTAAAGTCTTGTTTGCATG GAAAGGAAGAGCATACTATTAAGTGGTCAGATAGATTGAAAATTGCTTTAGGCACTGCAAAAGGATTAGCATACTTGCATGAAATCT gtAAACCCAGAATTATTCATCGAGATATTAAAAGTGCTAATATTCTTCTTGGTGATGAATTTATCCCAAag attGGAGATTTTGTACTTGCCAAAGAATTTATGAGTTCTCATACTCACGTTTCTACTGGCCCAAGGGGAACTATTTC TTATGAACCTCCTGAGTATTACATAGCTGATCTGAGAGGGAAGCTCACTGAAAAGTCTGATGTCTTTTCATTTGGCGTTGTTCTTTTGGAGTTAATTACAGGGAAATTTGCCATACTTGGAGACAATGAGCGCTTAGTTAATTGG gCACTTTCTCCTCTCAAACAAGTTCTGGAAACAGACAATAAAGAAGATTTGGATATGGAAAAGTATAATAATCTTGTTGAtttcaaattgcaaaaggaTAATGGCAAAAAAGAAATAAGTCGAATGATTTATTGTGCAGCAGCTTGTGTCTATAAACCTATGAAATTAGGTCCAAAAATGAGCCAA ATAGTTGAAGTACTTGAAGGAAATAAAGAACCTATGGATTATATATGGCTGAGAAATGACACCCAGTACCTATATCAAGGATCACCCTACGCTCTACCAGAGGCGCTGAGGCCGGCGGTGCCATAA
- the LOC110613114 gene encoding proline-rich receptor-like protein kinase PERK3 isoform X8, which produces MEAEILSRIEPHQNIVKVIGYCDDASNRLLVYEFVPNNSLKSCLHGKEEHTIKWSDRLKIALGTAKGLAYLHEICKPRIIHRDIKSANILLGDEFIPKIGDFVLAKEFMSSHTHVSTGPRGTISYEPPEYYIADLRGKLTEKSDVFSFGVVLLELITGKFAILGDNERLVNWALSPLKQVLETDNKEDLDMEKYNNLVDFKLQKDNGKKEISRMIYCAAACVYKPMKLGPKMSQIVEVLEGNKEPMDYIWLRNDTQYLYQGSPYALPEALRPAVP; this is translated from the exons atggAGGCTGAAATCCTCAGCCGCATTGAGCCTCACCAAAATATTGTGAAGGTGATAGGATACTGTGATGATGCATCCAACAGATTGCTTGTTTATGAGTTTGTCCCCAACAACTCTTTAAAGTCTTGTTTGCATG GAAAGGAAGAGCATACTATTAAGTGGTCAGATAGATTGAAAATTGCTTTAGGCACTGCAAAAGGATTAGCATACTTGCATGAAATCT gtAAACCCAGAATTATTCATCGAGATATTAAAAGTGCTAATATTCTTCTTGGTGATGAATTTATCCCAAag attGGAGATTTTGTACTTGCCAAAGAATTTATGAGTTCTCATACTCACGTTTCTACTGGCCCAAGGGGAACTATTTC TTATGAACCTCCTGAGTATTACATAGCTGATCTGAGAGGGAAGCTCACTGAAAAGTCTGATGTCTTTTCATTTGGCGTTGTTCTTTTGGAGTTAATTACAGGGAAATTTGCCATACTTGGAGACAATGAGCGCTTAGTTAATTGG gCACTTTCTCCTCTCAAACAAGTTCTGGAAACAGACAATAAAGAAGATTTGGATATGGAAAAGTATAATAATCTTGTTGAtttcaaattgcaaaaggaTAATGGCAAAAAAGAAATAAGTCGAATGATTTATTGTGCAGCAGCTTGTGTCTATAAACCTATGAAATTAGGTCCAAAAATGAGCCAA ATAGTTGAAGTACTTGAAGGAAATAAAGAACCTATGGATTATATATGGCTGAGAAATGACACCCAGTACCTATATCAAGGATCACCCTACGCTCTACCAGAGGCGCTGAGGCCGGCGGTGCCATAA
- the LOC110613114 gene encoding proline-rich receptor-like protein kinase PERK3 isoform X1, producing MAPGCCFCGRGNRRKSGNHPPIAEESSIPIEATVNKKQEIKEETAIPIEANISTEKGESAIPIEAAAKRKKGVRTFSHEELAKAARYFSISDNNRLGDGLTGEVFKGDLPNGEVVAIKRFKHQANPEHEKLARNQYEMEAEILSRIEPHQNIVKVIGYCDDASNRLLVYEFVPNNSLKSCLHGKEEHTIKWSDRLKIALGTAKGLAYLHEICKPRIIHRDIKSANILLGDEFIPKIGDFVLAKEFMSSHTHVSTGPRGTISYEPPEYYIADLRGKLTEKSDVFSFGVVLLELITGKFAILGDNERLVNWALSPLKQVLETDNKEDLDMEKYNNLVDFKLQKDNGKKEISRMIYCAAACVYKPMKLGPKMSQIVEVLEGNKEPMDYIWLRNDTQYLYQGSPYALPEALRPAVP from the exons ATGGCGCCTGGCTGTTGCTTCTGTGGGCGGGGGAATAGGAGGAAAAGCGGTAATCACCCACCCATtgcag AAGAAAGTTCTATTCCAATTGAGGCAACTGTCAACAAAAAACAAG AGATCAAAGAGGAAACTGCTATTCCAATTGAGGCAAATATCAGCACAGAAAAAG GGGAAAGTGCTATTCCAATTGAGGCAGctgctaaaagaaaaaaag GTGTTCGGACGTTTTCTCATGAAGAACTAGCAAAAGCAGCTCGTTATTTCTCCATTAGCGACAACAATCGGCTAGGCGATGGTCTTACAGGTGAAGTTTTTAAAGGAGACCTTCCAAATGGTGAAGTTGTTGCAATTAAGAGGTTTAAACATCAAGCTAACCCAGAGCATGAGAAACTGgcgagaaatcaatatgagatggAGGCTGAAATCCTCAGCCGCATTGAGCCTCACCAAAATATTGTGAAGGTGATAGGATACTGTGATGATGCATCCAACAGATTGCTTGTTTATGAGTTTGTCCCCAACAACTCTTTAAAGTCTTGTTTGCATG GAAAGGAAGAGCATACTATTAAGTGGTCAGATAGATTGAAAATTGCTTTAGGCACTGCAAAAGGATTAGCATACTTGCATGAAATCT gtAAACCCAGAATTATTCATCGAGATATTAAAAGTGCTAATATTCTTCTTGGTGATGAATTTATCCCAAag attGGAGATTTTGTACTTGCCAAAGAATTTATGAGTTCTCATACTCACGTTTCTACTGGCCCAAGGGGAACTATTTC TTATGAACCTCCTGAGTATTACATAGCTGATCTGAGAGGGAAGCTCACTGAAAAGTCTGATGTCTTTTCATTTGGCGTTGTTCTTTTGGAGTTAATTACAGGGAAATTTGCCATACTTGGAGACAATGAGCGCTTAGTTAATTGG gCACTTTCTCCTCTCAAACAAGTTCTGGAAACAGACAATAAAGAAGATTTGGATATGGAAAAGTATAATAATCTTGTTGAtttcaaattgcaaaaggaTAATGGCAAAAAAGAAATAAGTCGAATGATTTATTGTGCAGCAGCTTGTGTCTATAAACCTATGAAATTAGGTCCAAAAATGAGCCAA ATAGTTGAAGTACTTGAAGGAAATAAAGAACCTATGGATTATATATGGCTGAGAAATGACACCCAGTACCTATATCAAGGATCACCCTACGCTCTACCAGAGGCGCTGAGGCCGGCGGTGCCATAA